aaataaatagcaaggctgggcaataacgagttaataagttaaagttaagttaatttaactttttaacttaataagttaatttttttttttggttattaacTTAaggaatttttgaattaactttaaattaacatgaattcatttaaaatttaaacaagttaagttgatttcaattttaattataatatgttttcatattcgtataaaatataaatacctataatattattaaattacgaatATTATCAATGCCCGTTATTTTTCGCCATCGTCGCCAGTTatattcctattattattattatattatacttattactagggctaggattttgtagcattcgcattttctttcatagtattacaggacatagctaatcaaaaacaaaattcgattcattcatcacagagttcaaatatgcaattttgattttgctttttttgcattttcttatgatattcataaataaatgcttttttggtacttttttgtcagtttattagctttttaattagtttttgttaattatacgcatacctatttaacaattttagaacatttacgtaaatttttatctgaattattatattttattaattaattttaattgtattattacccaaatatatttatttcgtgatttcgtagtgaaatattatcgccttatcggaaaatatttctgaaaataaatttttagattttgtcaaagtgattaCCGAGTGGGAAGTAGTGGTTACAtaatacgttgacatttatcgacatttaataaaacaatttttaatttatttttctttataatatttataaattgtgcttagttgttctaagaattacttggtgtgaacatataaaaatgtgtttaataaattattttttgatattaaaaatattttttagctaaacttaaaaatgttcaagtcttttttagttgcattttcttggttaaaatgcttttttttgtagcattattggcaattttataattcttttattgtaggtttttagagctttattttcctagccctaCTTATTacgaattaataattgtatagaagGTAGCGTGGACAGTCTACGGTTCTTACTTCTTAGTGATACCGCGTTTATTtttggataatttattattaattcgacGTTTTCACCGACATCCAGCATTCCGATTTCCGGCGGCGTGGACGCGTAGtggttgtaagttgtaacatgTTTCTatgttttctaattattttacattttcaaactaataaaaatgataaaataataacaaaattatagttaacaGTTTTAAATGATCAAATTTACTGACATACTTTGATTTGTGTGATTTAGATGTACtggtaataaaatatggtaaCTTATATCCGtaaaatgtctattataaaataactatagtacGGCCANNNNNNNNNNNNNNNNNNNNNNNNNNNNNNNNNNNNNNNNNNNNNNNNNNNNNNNNNNNNNNNNNNNNNNNNNNNNNNNNNTATAATTGACCGTAATTTACATAATGAACCACGGTCTTAGATATAGCTGAGTTCAATACCTACTGGATATTGaacaaaactttaaatttatttttaagatttaagtttttaatttacattttgaacaaTGGATTATGTTAGCATTGAATATTCAGAAAGAACTTGTTTATGCCAAAGAATTACCTAAACAATAGAGATGAAATCTTGATGAGAATTATTAATAGTGTAGCTGATATCATTCGTCAAACACCAAATTTGTTGGAAAAAACTTGGAATTCATTACATTGTCGGATCGAAAGTGCATCGAAGTTAACGGAAGTCACATACTCACATTGAAcaactgtaaataaaaataggttttcaaaataaagtatatttaattatgattattttataatgtaacacAACTTAAATGTATGTCAGTAAATTtgatcatttaaaactttgttaacactaattttgttattattttatcatttttattagttgacAATGTAAAATTATTCGTTAATTTATCATgtgttttaaataacaacaaataaatgtCACCACCTCGGTCACCACTGTTTATCTTGTAATGTTCTCATACAAATCGATGTgcaacaccattttttttttagtcagcAATTCGAGCGTTAAAAACGATTTGTATGAGAATTTTGCAAAAAACATAACCagaccatttatttttacatttatgataatgttccaataataatttgtataaacctAGATTttaaagatagaaaaaaaaatttcttagtttaaaatactatgacagacaacaaaataataagaaatgtaaaatatcaaaacaaagcCTTAAAactcatttatataaaaaatggtacagttatacaatttatgagtacaaaataatattatgtatgataaataaattttaacaatataataaaacaattaaattcaaATCAATCATCTTTTTTATCCCAGTCTGCGGTTTTCGGCAAAATTATACTATCCACACTGAAAAATGAAACGGAACTTGAATTTACAATGGCCCATAATGTGGGTATATTGTCATTAGGATTTGAAATATTGATGTCGTAAATATTTGGAAAGCATTCCAAATCATctctaaaaaaagttatgcaaatatgatcattattaaaaaaatatcattataagcataacattttattatgaaataatgtacTATCATACTCAAAAACAATAACTCTAAAGTCCGGCGCAGGTCTCAATGTTTTTGGAACATCATTATCTGGATAGTAAACATCATAATGCACAGAGTgcttattattgacattttttgtaGACCCTTTGCGAAGAGTTGATGGTTTTATCGCCAATAGTTTCTGCCTAATGTGACCTACATTGAAAGACAAGTCATATTTTAAAGTGATATAAACTACTTAAAAGTAGTTAAGTAccttattttaatactaaaacatTAACAGTTTTCTTAGTGTTAAGAATgcgttaattaataattcttgCACGtgcattgtatattttataaacatacaatatagaaaatttCAGTTTAGCAGAATTAGTTTTATattgctaatttaaacattacagTAAATTTACGCCTTAcggtaatattaaatgttacaaCACAAAATAAACTTTGCTAAAAAtttgctataatatagtatgtttgTACAACAGAGGCAACACATGCATATATTTCGCTATCTTAATATTTCAATCTTACTAAAAATATCAAGAGAATTTCATTAATTCAACAATTAAATAGTATTACTTGGTACGTTTATATGCATGTTGGGTAGTTCTTCTACAGGAATATCATCAGATAGTGTAGATTCTGGTAGTTTGCTATCAggttcatttttttcttctctactcaaatttacattttgtgttaaatttgttgCAAATCCATcattaatgttttgatttttttcattgttttcaCCATCAAgcaatttattagaaaaactaattttgttattaaacgcAGAAAAGTTATTTCCAGTACTCAAGCCGACTGAAGAATTAATTtccataattttgttattttttaaatctacacAATCTTGAACCATGGTcaaattttttgtactactcaaAGCACTCAAGTTTTTAGCATTAATCGAAGTGGAAGCTGTCATAGTCAAAGTATTAAGTGAGTGATCTCTTTTAATTTCAGTAAATTTCAATCTTTTAGTTCTAGgcccaaaaatattttcttcatcAGACTTTATAGTTTGTGGAATATTTTTCTCATAGACAGGATACATTCCAATAGGTTGTGATTTGTACATTATGCTTTCTTCTTTCAAATTGTCTAAACCggttttttcttcaaaatacttagaatcaATTATTTCAACACTGCCAGAAATCACAGCTAGATTGTATGAATAAACATCATACAATGGTTGTAAGTTTTGTGGCATATAGTGTGATTGTGGTGTAAATATTATCTCACAATGAGTTTTGAGTTTAGGagaaggtattttttttataactctaGGAGAATTTTCAGTCTGTATAGACCTATAATTtgcattctttttttttcttttagttgaCAAATCTGGAAGTTTTGATACATCTTTAGAATCATGCGTATTATTTTTTAGCTTGTTGTCATGTTTAAATACCCGAAACCCTAATTTAACCAAATAACCATAGGTTCTACATTGTTCAAATGTACAACCACTTCCTGCAGCCAACAATAaggaaaatgcatttttaattgacAGTTTTCTTTCATTCCATTTTAGTAACaaacatttctgaaaaaaaaattcaaatttaaaaatttaacataaagcAACATTGTGTGATATTGTTAACATTGAGATACAGTGAAACTTTCATATAACAAGTTAGTTTTGATAGTAGAATGCATCTACCTATTGTTATACTTTtaggtaataacattatctgtgttctctaaataggttttttacaatattttaatttttaagtgaattatgagcattttcaaatattaatattttacatactcataatTCACATCATACAAAATCAATCAATAGAACACAGATAATGCTCTGACCTAAAAGTTTAACaacaggtcaattcactctaatcaaaactaacagcacacaattGGAACTAGTGGTCGtgtgtgtgtaagacggagacaacacgtgcTAGTACAATGTCCTCttaaatgtcaaataaatatatgtttgacTCAGTGGGGGCAACAAACAGGTTTTGCCTGACAAAAACTGGTAGCCAACGAGGTTCCATCTTAAAGTggatatttagaaaatgtttctACAATCATTGAATTGTTTCTTACTATTCATAAATTATCAAACCAAATCAATTGTTCATTTACAAACAGAAGTATAGAACAAGATGTTGTCTCAAAATCTGATAAAAATTATGctacattttaaaagaaattttttaagaagaatataataagtgataaataagtaaattcaattgaaattaaatttataccttgaaaatattataacgattaatgGAATAGTTCTCTCAAGCAGGGCCGGATTGGTTAGGCGAGCTACCGGGAAATTCTCGGTGGGCCGCTTAAAGTTTTGGCCAGTCGTGTGAGtgtgaatgaaaataaattcatgtttaaaatacgATTGACCACCTATAAGctcgtaataattatagacgTAATTTTGGGCCTCTGAATACGTAAATGGGCCGCTTAGAAGTGAAAATCTCAATGGACTGATTCATACCAATCCGGCCCTACTCTCAAgccaagtaaaatattttgatcaaatGAGTTAAGCatgaattaaatttagatacttttaaatttgtatagtttaccaattttaaaaataagttacttaAGTTTGTGATtagtagtaattatattatagtttatgtactttcctataaaaaaaatagatatatgtgAAAATTAGCACTTGCGTGACAAACCATATTTGCactgattatttaattattaatatcatagttTATAACACaagagtaaattaatataaaattacagtaGTCTAGTCTAGATAACTCAAATTGTTTTCTTGCTCCTTGAAATGTTTTCAAGTTGTGTTTGAGTTatataactaaaactaaaaaaaaaatatgacaaatgtATGGTTATTCCCTTTAAGATTTGAGTTATCAAAACTTggctgtataaaaaaatacaaataatagatgtagcaatgaaatataatttaattgaaatattgagtattttaattaaaatcttgtcatttaaaaaacttaaaacaaacaattaccATTTCTAGCAAGCACAAACATTCTTCTGGGTATAAATACAATGACTTATTCAAAGAATGTGAAAAATTTTTGGTAAgattttttgttacttttgttAGTTTTGCTAACTTCAAATCGTCATTCCATTCAGCTTCAGCAAGTGATGCACtatgaaacaatataaaatattagcacCCTGACAAAAttgataggtatcatcacagttttTTGATATGCATCTTTCGCTCTTTACTTCACCTATATCGTAGTTTTCCAGTTATAATTGactgtcaatcatatacatacatgaTATGCatgtgtgtatatgtatttttcaacCAATCAGAAGTGGAGAACTATGATTTGGTACAGAGGTGAAGGAGATGCACATACTGAAAAAACTACTATAataactgtgatgatacctatatattttgttatgattaacACAACAATGCGgatagataattaattatcatcacataaaataatgcataaggTTTATTAATACTCAGGCATGGATCCAGAGGGATAAGGGGATTTAGCCCCCTCCCTTTTGTATTTGGTATATCATAAATACTCGatatccataaatttaaaataaaccttattataattataattattattcatttttattataactatttagtaaCTCAATAGAAGGCCCTTATTTACTGGAATGATTAAATGTTTGAACTAATACTAAATCCACCAGAAATCAaaagttttttaatcaaaaatgtttctaaaatatacttaaaatcatcACCTACGAATATACTGATGTCTATGGGAAACACTAtggatattaatttaagttagtaattaataatggcTGTTAAAACTAAATACCTCATAATATGTTCtttgttataaaattgaaagtaa
This portion of the Acyrthosiphon pisum isolate AL4f chromosome A1, pea_aphid_22Mar2018_4r6ur, whole genome shotgun sequence genome encodes:
- the LOC100160892 gene encoding uncharacterized protein LOC100160892, producing the protein MDADKLFIGSQHKLISESSLKCNIDDVNQLLSIKKRILEQPRIEKCASLAEAEWNDDLKLAKLTKVTKNLTKNFSHSLNKSLYLYPEECLCLLEMKCLLLKWNERKLSIKNAFSLLLAAGSGCTFEQCRTYGYLVKLGFRVFKHDNKLKNNTHDSKDVSKLPDLSTKRKKKNANYRSIQTENSPRVIKKIPSPKLKTHCEIIFTPQSHYMPQNLQPLYDVYSYNLAVISGSVEIIDSKYFEEKTGLDNLKEESIMYKSQPIGMYPVYEKNIPQTIKSDEENIFGPRTKRLKFTEIKRDHSLNTLTMTASTSINAKNLSALSSTKNLTMVQDCVDLKNNKIMEINSSVGLSTGNNFSAFNNKISFSNKLLDGENNEKNQNINDGFATNLTQNVNLSREEKNEPDSKLPESTLSDDIPVEELPNMHINVPSHIRQKLLAIKPSTLRKGSTKNVNNKHSVHYDVYYPDNDVPKTLRPAPDFRVIVFEDDLECFPNIYDINISNPNDNIPTLWAIVNSSSVSFFSVDSIILPKTADWDKKDD